Proteins co-encoded in one Papaver somniferum cultivar HN1 chromosome 5, ASM357369v1, whole genome shotgun sequence genomic window:
- the LOC113283469 gene encoding QWRF motif-containing protein 2-like: MVAAITATASTTTTHQTPKQEESTARRATIGTTNRSSNPTRPPLLPSERDNGLTSIASRRPKSKEITSRYLSSAASNSTSSSSSSFSSSRRCPSPSTTTTTSSTSSTTTVTMTPLSGLKRSQSVDRRRPITPRPTTPLPDSRPNTSSSSKILFTSTRSLSVSFQGESFSLPISKTKSTPQPNNFLSNGRKSTPERRKSTTTPMKDKVNGERDQVENSKPSDQHRWPARTRQVNPLIRSMDCTVEKKKIFGSGTSVVHGGGFNLNQSMIDETRRASFDCRLNNNAELLKSVRVAIDDSSNSVNGSVAPSDPTASASDSDSVSSGSNSGAQECGGIYKGRGLSRGVSVPARFWQETNSRLRRLHDPGSPLPSTPTSSRTMPQSKVFPARKSFTDSPISSPRPGTINRAMSSPIRGSARPASPSRVMTPSTSSPSRGMLSPARMRNAVGGTMSNQPINSPSILSFAADVRRGKMGETRVVDAHLLRLLYNRSLQWRFINARSDTALLVQRITAERNLYNAWVTMSELRDSVTVKRIKLQLRRQNLKLTSILKGQMTYMEEWALLDRDHSSSLSGATEALKASTLRLPVVGGARADIQNVKDAVGSAVDVMQAMASSICYLLSKVEVVNSLVAELANVSSQERALLDQCKDLMSTLAAMQVKECSLRTHLLQLKRLPATSLTTPV; encoded by the exons ATGGTGGCTGCCATTACTGCTAcagcttcaacaacaacaacacatcaAACCCCAAAACAAGAAGAATCAACAGCAAGAAGAGCAACAATAGGTACAACAAATCGTTCATCAAATCCAACAAGACCGCCATTATTACCTTCAGAAAGAGATAATGGACTTACTTCTATTGCATCAAGAAGACCTAAATCTAAAGAAATCACTTCTAGGTATTTATCTTCTGCTGCTTCAAATtctacttcttcatcttcttcctcattttCATCATCAAGAAGATGCCCATCTCCATCTACTACCACTACCACTAGCAgtacatcatcaacaacaacggtGACGATGACACCATTATCAGGTCTCAAGAGGTCACAATCTGTAGATAGAAGAAGACCTATTACACCGAGACCTACTACGCCTCTTCCTGATTCAAGACCTAACACTTCCTCTTCTTCAAAGATTTTGTTTACTTCAACGAGGAGTTTATCAGTTTCATTTCAAGGGGAATCGTTTTCTTTACCAATTAGTAAAACTAAATCAACTCCACAACCGAATAATTTTTTGAGTAATGGAAGGAAATCTACACCGGAGAGGAGAAAATCTACCACTACACCCATGAAAGATAAAGTTAATGGAGAAAGAGATCAGGTGGAGAACTCTAAACCTAGTGATCAACATCGATGGCCTGCTAGAACTAGACAAGTAAATCCTTTAATTAGAAGTATGGATTGTactgttgagaagaagaagatcttTGGATCTGGGACTTCAGTTGTTCATGGTGGAGGATTTAATTTGAACCAATCAATGATTGATGAAACTAGAAGGGCATCTTTTGATTGTAGATTAAACAATAATGCCGAGTTATTAAAATCTGTTCGGGTTGCAATTGATGATTCTTCCAATTCAGTTAATGGATCTGTTGCTCCTTCTGATCCCACGGCTTCTGCGTCTGATTCAGATAGTGTTTCATCTGGTAGTAACTCTGGGGCACAAGAATGTGGTGGAATTTATAAAGGGAGAGGGTTGTCCCGTGGAGTTAGTGTTCCAGCTAGGTTTTGGCAAGAAACTAATAGCAGATTGCGTAGATTACATGACCCTGGTTCTCCATTACCATCTACACCTACAAGTTCTAGAACAATGCCACAGTCTAAGGTTTTTCCGGCACGCAAGTCCTTCACAGACAGCCCTATTTCGTCTCCAAGACCGGGTACAATCAATAGAGCAATGTCATCACCAATACGAGGCTCTGCGCGGCCTGCTTCACCTAGTAGGGTTATGACGCCCTCTACATCTTCTCCCTCAAGGGGAATGCTTAGTCCAGCTAGAATGAGAAATGCAGTTGGAGGAACTATGAGTAATCAACCTATTAATTCACCTTCTATTTTAAGTTTTGCTGCTGATGTTAGGAGAGGTAAAATGGGAGAGACTCGAGTTGTTGATGCACACCTCTTGAGGCTTTTGTATAATAGAAGTTTGCAATGGCGGTTTATAAATGCAAGAAGTGACACAGCTTTACTGGTGCAGAGAATCACAGCAGAG AGAAATCTTTATAATGCATGGGTCACCATGTCAGAATTGCGTGATTCTGTGACAGTTAAAAGGATCAAACTACAACTGCGGAGGCAAAATTTGAAGCTAACTTCTATCCTCAAGGGACAG ATGACTTACATGGAAGAGTGGGCTCTTTTAGACAGAGATCACTCTAGTTCTTTATCAGGAGCTACTGAAGCTCTTAAAGCTAGCACTCTTCGTCTTCCCGTTGTGGGAGGAGCAAGG GCTGATATTCAGAATGTCAAAGATGCTGTAGGGTCAGCAGTTGACGTGATGCAGGCTATGGCATCCTCAATATGCTATTTATTGTCAAAG GTGGAAGTAGTGAATTCTTTAGTCGCCGAACTTGCCAATGTGAGCTCACaagagcgtgctttgcttgatcaatGCAAAGATCTCATGTCTACGCTAGCAGCCATGCAG GTGAAGGAATGTAGCCTGAGAACACATCTATTACAGCTAAAACGTCTACCAGCAACAAGTCTGACAACTCCAGTATAG